In Trichocoleus desertorum NBK24, the following are encoded in one genomic region:
- the ychF gene encoding redox-regulated ATPase YchF codes for MLRAGIVGLPNVGKSTLFNALVANAKAQAANFPFCTIEPNVGVVAVPDERLQALAKISNSAEILPTRVEFVDIAGLVKGASKGEGLGNQFLANIREVDAIVHVVRCFENDDIIHVSGSVDPVRDIEVINLELGLSDLFQIDRKIERTRKNARTSKEAQIELGALEKLSAALNEGKQARQVDLNEEEELIVKPLGLLTRKPIIYAANVSEDDLAAGNAQVEQVRQYAGSEAQVVVVSAQVESELVEIPEDERQDFLASLGVEEGGLKSLIRATYELLGLRTYFTAGPKETRAWTIKAGMSAPQAAGVIHSDFERGFIRAETVAYKDLTTTGSMAAAKEKGLVRSEGKEYIVQEGDVMLFRFNV; via the coding sequence ATGCTAAGAGCCGGGATTGTTGGACTGCCCAACGTCGGAAAATCAACTTTGTTCAATGCTTTGGTCGCCAATGCCAAAGCCCAAGCTGCCAACTTTCCTTTCTGCACCATTGAGCCAAACGTTGGCGTAGTCGCGGTTCCGGATGAGCGGCTGCAAGCACTCGCCAAGATTTCTAACTCAGCAGAAATTCTACCCACGCGGGTTGAGTTTGTAGACATCGCTGGGTTGGTGAAAGGTGCTAGCAAAGGGGAAGGGTTGGGCAACCAATTTCTCGCCAACATTCGTGAAGTCGATGCGATCGTGCATGTGGTGCGCTGCTTCGAGAATGACGACATCATCCACGTCTCAGGTTCGGTTGATCCTGTCCGCGACATCGAAGTGATCAACTTAGAACTGGGATTGTCCGATCTCTTCCAGATCGATCGCAAGATTGAGCGCACCCGCAAAAATGCCCGCACCAGCAAAGAAGCCCAGATCGAACTCGGCGCACTGGAAAAACTAAGTGCTGCCCTCAATGAAGGCAAACAAGCCCGCCAAGTTGACCTGAACGAGGAAGAAGAACTCATCGTTAAGCCTCTAGGTCTGCTAACCCGCAAGCCCATCATCTATGCTGCCAACGTTTCGGAAGATGATTTGGCGGCAGGGAATGCTCAGGTAGAGCAAGTGCGACAGTATGCAGGCTCAGAAGCGCAAGTAGTGGTGGTCTCAGCGCAGGTTGAGTCAGAACTGGTTGAAATCCCCGAAGATGAGCGTCAAGATTTCTTGGCTTCCTTGGGTGTGGAAGAAGGTGGCCTTAAATCCCTAATTCGCGCAACTTACGAACTCTTAGGTCTCCGAACCTATTTCACCGCTGGCCCTAAAGAAACTCGCGCTTGGACGATTAAAGCTGGGATGTCTGCCCCTCAAGCCGCTGGTGTGATCCACTCCGACTTTGAACGTGGCTTCATCCGAGCCGAAACCGTTGCCTACAAGGATTTAACCACCACAGGTTCAATGGCTGCTGCCAAAGAAAAAGGCTTGGTTCGCAGTGAAGGCAAAGAATACATCGTCCAAGAAGGCGATGTAATGCTTTTCCGTTTCAACGTCTAA
- a CDS encoding DUF938 domain-containing protein, protein MPDHPTTNDACRHAPATARNREPILQVLQRVLPATGTVLEVASGTGEHAIFFAPRLQPRIWQPSDPNPEMVASIAAWQQEWPANNLRSPLQLDTRDSVWPVETASDGSDPSEPPITAIVCCNMIHIAPWSAGLGLLAGAGRILPSGAILYLYGPYKQNGQHTAPSNELFDESLRSQNPDWGVRNLEDVVAAAKAQNLIFRETVPMPANNFSVVFQHG, encoded by the coding sequence ATGCCTGACCACCCAACGACTAATGATGCCTGCCGTCATGCACCAGCTACGGCTCGTAATCGAGAACCGATCTTACAGGTGTTGCAGCGAGTGTTGCCCGCCACAGGCACAGTCTTGGAAGTGGCGAGTGGCACTGGGGAACATGCCATCTTCTTTGCGCCACGTCTCCAGCCTCGGATTTGGCAACCCAGCGACCCCAATCCTGAGATGGTGGCTAGCATTGCTGCATGGCAGCAAGAGTGGCCTGCGAATAACTTGCGATCGCCCCTGCAACTAGACACGCGAGACTCTGTTTGGCCCGTTGAGACAGCCAGTGATGGCAGCGATCCCTCTGAGCCACCCATTACCGCGATCGTCTGTTGCAACATGATTCACATTGCGCCTTGGTCAGCTGGTCTAGGGTTGCTGGCAGGCGCGGGCCGTATTCTCCCCTCAGGTGCCATCCTGTATCTCTATGGCCCCTACAAGCAAAATGGGCAACATACCGCTCCTAGCAATGAGTTGTTTGATGAATCGTTGCGATCGCAAAATCCCGATTGGGGCGTGCGAAACCTAGAAGATGTCGTCGCCGCAGCCAAAGCCCAAAACTTGATTTTCCGAGAAACTGTACCGATGCCTGCCAACAACTTTTCTGTGGTGTTTCAGCATGGGTAG
- a CDS encoding S-layer homology domain-containing protein produces MHRLLSAISLVMLLQGLQLVVQAQSIPEAPPLGEPVEVTTPVADPIAQVIASGLMTKDINGNFRENDLLSRAELASILVKTFQLNQRAAAKQSEPVPVDDVSPNYWGYKDIQTVLKTGTMTGYRGRLFYPNQKMTRAEALAIFAQAYGVYQFPDATVNAILARYPDSQSIPTWARKAMATALNEGFVNVNADQINPLQPITRGDLAYALSQYLARQTRPDSAPAQETQLPEVQSTPQPTPQPSPQPVQAQPSQVQPSQAQPDQVQPAQ; encoded by the coding sequence ATGCACCGCTTACTCAGCGCTATTTCTCTAGTGATGTTGCTACAAGGATTGCAACTAGTAGTCCAAGCGCAATCGATTCCAGAAGCACCCCCCTTGGGCGAGCCTGTAGAGGTGACAACACCTGTGGCTGATCCGATCGCTCAGGTGATTGCATCTGGTTTGATGACGAAAGATATTAATGGCAATTTCCGTGAGAACGACTTACTCAGTCGCGCTGAACTCGCCTCCATTTTGGTAAAAACCTTTCAGTTGAATCAGCGAGCAGCGGCTAAGCAGAGTGAGCCAGTCCCGGTCGATGATGTCTCACCTAATTACTGGGGTTACAAAGACATTCAAACGGTGCTAAAGACAGGCACTATGACTGGGTATCGGGGTCGGCTGTTTTACCCAAATCAGAAAATGACCAGAGCCGAAGCTTTGGCAATTTTTGCTCAAGCCTATGGGGTGTATCAGTTCCCAGATGCCACTGTAAACGCAATTTTGGCTCGTTATCCTGATTCGCAAAGCATTCCTACCTGGGCACGCAAAGCAATGGCAACGGCCTTGAATGAAGGTTTTGTGAATGTAAACGCAGATCAGATTAACCCGCTCCAGCCGATTACTAGAGGGGATTTGGCTTATGCGTTGAGTCAGTATTTAGCACGTCAAACCAGACCTGATTCTGCGCCTGCTCAAGAAACTCAACTTCCTGAAGTTCAATCCACTCCTCAACCCACTCCTCAACCCAGTCCTCAACCTGTTCAGGCTCAACCCAGTCAGGTTCAACCTAGTCAGGCACAGCCCGATCAAGTTCAGCCTGCTCAATAG
- a CDS encoding DUF790 family protein: protein MLPTELLIHRYSGEEIIPKRLKIEATNVAIATELISLFRDAVGQTQGELNRQLQELEGDTPDYRMKRGLAHLLKSAMCTFEIISPLEPQQLRERVFAFAANTLPSPQATPQTLDRLADLLSKELEREVFPDQIRAGLYADLAENRILTQFEEPTPEALLHRYNLSQVQGVFYKASHIILNVHRNDPGEYKLLFRYLKLFQLMTYIEGDADHGFTITIDGPASLFKVSTRYGLDIAKLIPAMLHVTKWNLKATLQTRDFYTNEPKLRHFSLKDDCGLVTHYPPGKPYDSMLEASFADRWDSLKSEWKLEREVDLIPIPGSVMIPDFRLVHPDGRTFLLEIVGYWRPEYLRKKFSQVRQSGCDNLILAISERLNLEKAGVKVQDTPARIIWFKDKLAPKVVLAAIADPN, encoded by the coding sequence ATGCTACCCACCGAGCTGCTGATTCACCGATACAGTGGGGAGGAGATCATCCCGAAACGCCTGAAGATTGAGGCGACAAATGTAGCGATCGCCACTGAGCTAATTTCTCTGTTTCGAGATGCGGTAGGGCAGACGCAGGGAGAACTGAATCGGCAACTGCAAGAGCTAGAAGGAGATACCCCCGACTACCGGATGAAGCGGGGTTTGGCACATTTGCTTAAGAGTGCCATGTGTACCTTCGAGATCATTAGCCCCCTAGAGCCGCAGCAGTTACGAGAACGAGTCTTTGCTTTTGCGGCGAACACCCTGCCCAGCCCCCAAGCGACTCCTCAGACTTTGGATCGCTTAGCAGATCTGTTGAGCAAAGAATTAGAGCGAGAAGTTTTTCCAGATCAGATTCGCGCGGGTTTATATGCAGACTTGGCAGAGAACCGCATCCTCACCCAATTTGAAGAACCCACGCCCGAAGCGCTGCTGCATCGCTACAACCTGTCGCAAGTGCAGGGCGTATTCTACAAAGCCAGCCATATTATCCTGAATGTGCATCGAAACGATCCGGGTGAATACAAGCTGCTGTTCCGCTACCTGAAGCTGTTTCAACTGATGACCTACATTGAAGGCGACGCGGATCATGGCTTTACAATCACGATTGATGGGCCTGCTAGTTTGTTCAAAGTCAGCACCCGCTACGGCTTGGATATCGCTAAACTCATTCCAGCCATGCTGCATGTCACGAAGTGGAACCTGAAAGCTACTTTACAAACCCGTGACTTTTACACCAATGAACCCAAACTACGCCACTTTAGTCTTAAAGACGATTGTGGTTTGGTAACGCATTATCCCCCCGGCAAGCCCTACGACAGCATGTTGGAAGCCTCCTTCGCCGATCGCTGGGATTCCTTGAAATCTGAGTGGAAATTGGAACGAGAAGTAGATCTAATTCCGATTCCAGGCAGTGTGATGATTCCCGACTTTCGCCTCGTCCATCCTGACGGGCGCACATTTCTTTTAGAAATCGTGGGTTATTGGCGACCGGAATATCTCCGCAAAAAATTCTCCCAAGTGCGCCAATCGGGTTGCGACAACTTGATTCTGGCGATCTCCGAGCGCTTAAACCTAGAAAAAGCAGGCGTGAAGGTGCAAGATACACCCGCGCGAATTATTTGGTTTAAGGATAAATTGGCTCCCAAAGTAGTGTTAGCTGCGATCGCAGACCCAAATTAA
- a CDS encoding DEAD/DEAH box helicase yields MARTPTLSFDRGTLILHPPPKGKAWIEFATWDDRVERFRIPAIHYRELVEALQSDGTAFEDQARIFAPLPLVASVEMQPYPHQSEALAAWIEAGRQGVVVLPTAAGKTYLAQMAMQATPRHTLIVVPTLDLMHQWYAHLMAAFPDVEIGLLGGGSRDRTPILVSTYDSAAINAESLGNQYALLIFDECHHLPSDFNRVIAEFAIAPYRLGLTATPERADGRHADLETLVGPEVYRRTPEELSGTALANHEVVQIKVKLSAQERDRYDELIKTRNQFLQDVNIRLGSIQGWQRFVQASARSQAGRRAMLAHRESKEIALGTEGKLRVLADLLSQHYPERILIFTNDNATVYRISQNFLIPALTHQTPVKERHEILDRFRNGTYKTLVTSHVLNEGVDVPEASVAVILSGTGSQREFIQRLGRVLRRSKEGEKLAMLYEVVAEQTSEENTSDRRRSTTASTTAKFKPKPAQQPRQLEIVPSNPISSPYEISAHATHRAADSPIQWGGDHPETPED; encoded by the coding sequence ATGGCTCGCACTCCTACGCTCTCCTTTGATCGGGGTACATTGATTCTGCATCCACCACCGAAAGGTAAGGCGTGGATTGAGTTTGCCACTTGGGATGACCGGGTAGAACGCTTCCGAATTCCGGCGATTCATTACCGCGAATTGGTAGAAGCGTTGCAATCTGATGGCACCGCCTTTGAAGATCAAGCCCGAATTTTTGCACCGTTGCCCTTGGTAGCAAGTGTGGAGATGCAACCTTATCCCCACCAAAGCGAGGCGCTAGCGGCCTGGATTGAGGCGGGACGGCAGGGAGTGGTGGTATTGCCCACAGCGGCAGGGAAGACCTATCTAGCGCAAATGGCGATGCAAGCCACGCCCCGCCATACGCTGATCGTGGTGCCCACTTTAGACTTGATGCACCAGTGGTACGCCCACCTAATGGCTGCTTTCCCAGATGTAGAAATTGGTTTGCTAGGCGGAGGCTCCCGCGATCGCACTCCCATCCTCGTCTCTACTTATGACAGCGCCGCCATCAATGCTGAATCCTTGGGCAACCAATATGCGTTGCTGATTTTTGACGAGTGCCATCACTTACCCAGCGACTTTAACCGAGTGATTGCTGAGTTTGCGATCGCTCCTTACCGCTTAGGTCTCACTGCTACGCCAGAAAGAGCGGATGGGAGACATGCCGATCTTGAAACCCTGGTAGGGCCAGAAGTCTATCGCCGCACACCTGAAGAACTCTCTGGAACTGCACTGGCAAATCATGAAGTGGTGCAGATTAAGGTAAAACTGTCGGCTCAAGAGCGCGATCGCTACGATGAGTTGATCAAGACGCGGAATCAGTTTTTGCAGGATGTGAATATCCGTTTGGGCAGCATCCAGGGATGGCAGCGATTTGTGCAGGCGAGTGCGCGATCGCAGGCAGGACGGAGAGCGATGTTAGCCCACCGAGAGTCGAAGGAGATCGCTTTAGGCACAGAAGGAAAGCTCCGAGTCCTAGCAGATTTGTTGTCGCAGCACTACCCAGAACGCATCCTCATCTTCACCAACGACAATGCCACGGTTTATCGGATCTCACAAAACTTTTTGATTCCAGCCCTAACCCACCAAACCCCGGTTAAGGAACGCCACGAAATTCTAGACCGCTTTCGCAACGGCACTTACAAAACCTTGGTGACATCTCACGTACTCAACGAAGGCGTAGATGTGCCAGAAGCTAGTGTTGCAGTCATTCTCTCTGGCACAGGCTCACAACGAGAGTTTATTCAACGCTTAGGTCGCGTGCTCCGACGCAGCAAAGAAGGCGAGAAATTAGCCATGCTGTATGAAGTGGTGGCAGAGCAGACCAGCGAAGAAAACACCTCTGATCGCCGTCGTTCTACTACTGCCTCGACTACTGCCAAATTCAAGCCCAAACCTGCACAGCAACCCCGACAATTAGAAATTGTTCCCTCAAATCCCATATCTAGCCCTTACGAGATAAGCGCCCATGCTACCCACCGAGCTGCTGATTCACCGATACAGTGGGGAGGAGATCATCCCGAAACGCCTGAAGATTGA
- a CDS encoding YidH family protein: protein MTQKPQVDRQREHQANERTFLAWLRTSIALIGFGFAIARFGLFLRQLQATLTQQPSTAHPVFNSENLGLGLVIFGIVAIVGAAWNYNQVFWQIERGNYRPNRLMVWIMTGVVICFGVLSIPLLFLRQATILNLPQTRDRPDSAKPLQ from the coding sequence ATGACTCAAAAGCCACAGGTCGATCGCCAACGTGAACACCAAGCCAACGAACGAACTTTTCTGGCTTGGCTACGAACCTCGATCGCGCTGATTGGATTTGGCTTTGCGATCGCCCGCTTCGGCTTGTTTCTGCGACAACTGCAAGCCACTTTAACTCAACAGCCTTCTACAGCTCACCCTGTATTTAATTCTGAGAATTTGGGGTTGGGGTTGGTGATTTTTGGCATCGTAGCGATTGTGGGAGCGGCGTGGAACTACAACCAAGTGTTTTGGCAAATTGAGCGGGGCAACTATCGACCGAATCGGCTCATGGTGTGGATTATGACCGGAGTCGTGATTTGTTTTGGTGTGTTGAGCATTCCGTTATTGTTCTTACGGCAGGCCACGATACTAAATTTGCCGCAGACCCGCGATCGCCCGGATTCCGCCAAACCTCTACAATGA
- a CDS encoding B12-binding domain-containing radical SAM protein, with the protein MKALLLYPRFPQSFWSYDRCMEMAGLKAVIPPLGIITVAALLPQDWEIRFYDRNVKVETEADWEWCDIVILSAMLVQKPDFHALIQKAVQLGKKVAVGGPYPTSVPQDALASGAHYLILDEGEMTVPQFLAAIAQGESQGVFRSLEKPDVSLSPLPRFDLLQRDAYFMMAIQFSRGCPFNCEFCDIITLYGRKPRTKEPQQALAELQALYDLGWRGSLFIVDDNFIGNQRNVKRFLRELIPWMQEHDYPFTFMTEASVNLAEDDELLQMMREAGFYAVFLGIETPDQDSLQVTRKMQNTRNPLIEACRKINEAGLLIYAGFILGFDGERSGAGERIQAFVEQTSIPQPMLGILQALPNTALWNRLQQEKRLVEGVGVTDVGDQNTLMNFVPTRPIAEIAKEYVEGFWTLYEPANYLRRCFQQCLNITPPSGRKQTMQFTPGRGLRLVSQLIWHQGIRRPEIRGQFWRQLWAIARTKPQTLAMYLSLCAVGEHFWEYRVLAKQRITEQLGYDPTTTPVVTKAEPTLVRL; encoded by the coding sequence ATGAAAGCACTACTGCTCTATCCTCGGTTTCCTCAGTCCTTTTGGTCGTACGATCGTTGTATGGAGATGGCTGGACTCAAAGCTGTCATTCCACCCTTAGGCATCATTACCGTTGCTGCGCTCTTACCGCAGGATTGGGAGATTCGCTTCTACGATCGCAACGTCAAGGTTGAAACTGAGGCGGACTGGGAATGGTGTGACATAGTTATCCTCTCAGCCATGCTGGTGCAGAAACCAGACTTCCACGCCCTAATTCAAAAAGCAGTGCAATTGGGCAAGAAAGTGGCCGTGGGTGGGCCGTATCCCACATCGGTACCGCAAGACGCTTTAGCCTCTGGAGCGCATTATCTGATCCTAGATGAAGGGGAGATGACAGTACCGCAATTTTTGGCGGCGATCGCGCAAGGAGAATCTCAAGGCGTCTTTCGTTCTCTCGAAAAACCAGATGTCAGCTTAAGTCCTCTGCCTCGTTTCGATTTGCTGCAACGCGATGCCTACTTTATGATGGCGATCCAGTTTTCGCGGGGTTGTCCTTTTAATTGCGAGTTTTGTGACATCATCACGCTCTACGGTCGCAAACCGCGTACCAAAGAACCACAGCAAGCTTTAGCCGAGTTGCAAGCGCTGTATGACTTGGGCTGGCGAGGCTCGCTCTTTATTGTGGATGACAACTTTATTGGCAATCAGCGCAACGTCAAACGCTTTCTCCGGGAACTGATTCCCTGGATGCAGGAGCATGACTATCCCTTCACCTTTATGACCGAAGCTTCGGTGAACTTGGCAGAAGATGATGAACTGCTACAAATGATGCGAGAAGCAGGTTTCTATGCCGTCTTCCTCGGTATTGAAACGCCGGATCAAGACAGTCTCCAAGTGACGCGCAAGATGCAGAATACTCGGAATCCGCTGATCGAGGCTTGCCGCAAAATCAATGAGGCAGGATTGCTGATCTACGCTGGGTTTATCTTGGGCTTTGATGGAGAGCGCTCAGGGGCAGGGGAGCGAATCCAAGCTTTTGTCGAACAAACCAGTATCCCTCAGCCCATGCTAGGAATTTTGCAAGCCCTGCCCAACACGGCTCTGTGGAATCGACTGCAACAAGAAAAACGCTTGGTTGAAGGCGTAGGTGTAACGGATGTGGGTGATCAAAACACCCTGATGAATTTCGTTCCCACCCGACCGATCGCGGAGATTGCTAAGGAGTATGTAGAGGGTTTTTGGACTTTGTATGAACCTGCTAACTACCTGCGGCGATGCTTTCAGCAATGTCTCAACATCACGCCTCCCTCAGGCCGTAAGCAGACAATGCAGTTTACACCAGGTAGAGGGTTGCGGCTGGTTAGCCAGTTAATCTGGCATCAAGGGATACGCCGACCCGAAATTCGCGGGCAGTTTTGGCGACAGTTGTGGGCGATCGCCCGGACTAAACCCCAGACTCTAGCCATGTATTTGAGCCTATGCGCTGTGGGAGAGCACTTTTGGGAATATCGGGTTTTAGCGAAACAACGAATTACTGAACAGCTCGGCTACGACCCGACTACGACCCCTGTGGTAACTAAAGCCGAACCCACGCTAGTTAGGCTATGA